The window CGCGATGGTTTCCAGACTGGGTTGCGTTTCCAGCCCGACCAGCGTCACGCCCTGCAAGGCGGGGCGGAGGTAGCGATAAATCGGCTTCTCCGTCCACGATTCCACCACGCCAACCGGTTGGATTCCCAGCGCAACAGCAGAGTCTGTCGCCCCCTGAAACAGGGTCACGACACGTAGCGGCGTCCCGTCCACGGTGGTCACGCCCAGCGCATGCCGAATCTGGCGAGGTGACTCCGCCGCCTGTGCCAGCGTCACCAGCAGAAAAGACAACAACACGGTCAGCGTAAAACGCTGCCGTGTTGCTGAATTGAGGGCGTGATTAAATCGGTTAAGCTTAGAAATCAATCGAATAACCCAACGTCACCGTGCGACCGCGTCCAGAGAAATAACGCGTGTTGTTATTGAGCCCAGCCTGCGAATAGTAGGTGATGTACTGCTTATCCAGCAGGTTAGCCACTGCCACATTGAGACGACCATACGGCAGCTTGTACCCCACCGCTGCATCCATCAGCAGATAGCCGTCAAACGCCAATCCCGCATCATCAAAGCTACGGCCAAAAGCATAATTAGCCTGCACGAATGAGCTCCATTGGTCGTTCCAATTCGCCGACCAGCTGGTAATCAGGCGATCCGGCGCGATATTCAGGCCGTTAAGTTTTTTATCCAGCTTGCCATCGCCGTTACTGTCATATTTCCCTTCGCTGTGTGCGTAGGAAGCATTCACCTTGTGCCGTTCGTTGATCTGATAGCCCGCTTTGACTTCGAAGCCTTGAATACGTGTTTTTTCACGCACGGAGACAAAGTTATCACCTCGCGCCTCTACACGGTCGCCCATTTTAGCGTTGGACTGGTAATAGTTAGCCTCAAAATCAAAGCGATCTTTTTTAACCCGGAATCCCGTTTCCACGTTATTGGTGACAATCGGTTGCAGGTCAGTAAAGTCGCTCAGGCTAACACCTGGATTGTCTATAGCACGCAGCACACGCCCTACTTCCGGCATACCAAAACCTTCGGAATAACTGGCAAACAGATCGACTGAATCGGTAATGGAATACACCGCACCAGCGTTATAAAGCGTTTCGTTAAACTTCAACGATCCGCCCTCGACAGCTACGCGATTATTCGCTGCCACAGCCTGAAAACTGTCTACTTTTAGCTTCGCGGCTTCGTGGCGTACACCACCATGCAGCACCAGATTATCCAGTAATTGATATTCACCCTGAATAAACGGTGAATAGTTGGTGTATTCCATCTCCGGCACATAGGTACGCTTGGTCAGATAGAGATCCTGCTTGCCCTTATCGTACAGCGTATCGAAACCGACGGTGACTTTCAGCGTGTCATCCAGCAGGTCATCTTTCGTCAGCGCCAGTTTAGTACCGTACTTATTGGCAACCGATCGGGATTGATCGTAAAGCGTTCCGGTTGGAGCAATCGTCGGATCCTGAAAAGACGATGAATTCGTCGCACCAAATAATGCTTCATAACGCTGATTAAAAAGCAGCGCCGACAGCTTCATTCCTGCCAGATCGTGGTGTTCGTAGGTTAATCCAGAGGTCCAAATACTGTTATTTGGTGCCTCACCCGGCGGTGTGCCACGTACCGACGTTGTCGGAATGCCGAGTCTGCGCACGCCGTCCACGCTGAGGTAGTTATTTTCGCCTTTGATGTGGTAGCGATTCACGCTCAGTTGAATGCGCTGATAGTCATCCAGCCAGTACCCGACTTTCGCTAACAAGTCGTAAGCGCGGGAGTCCATGGTATCACCCTGCGTATTATCCACGCCGACGGGTCGGTTGTTGCCGTCCAGATACAGTCCCTGATTCTCATAGCCAATCGAGAACAGGTAATCGAGATAGTCCTCGCGTCCATCGACCCGATAGGTGGTTTTATAGCTGGCGGTCTCACCGCGAATCTTCTCCGTCGGGAGCGTGGTCTGTACGTTGACGTGCTGATTAAATGAGCCGTTTTCCGGTCGACGGGTAATGATATTAATCACGCCCCCCAGAGCGCCTAACCCGTTGGTAGCGCTGGCACCATGAATCACTTCTACGCGTTCGACCATCGAAAAATCGATAGTGTGCATTTCACGCCCGGTCGGGCGCAGCGGGTTAGATTGCGGAATGCCGTCGATCATCACCAGAGGTGCACGACCGCGGAAGGTTTCACCACTGCCGCTCATTTTCTGACGGCTGGGGGAGAACGAAGGCAGCAGATTGCTCAGAATTTGCGACGAGTCAGAGGTGACCTGCATCTGCTGCTCAATTTGCTCTTTAGTGATCACCGTGACCACCTGCGGCGCTTTCTGCTGCTGGATATTCGAGCGTGAGGCGGTAATCACCATCTCATCACCGCTCGCTTCACCCTTTTTGGTCGTGTCATCCTGTGCATACGCCGGAGCAATCAGCACGCATGGCATCAATGCGAGTAAAGTGCGCATCTGGTTCACTGTCCTTCCCCTTTGGTTATGTATCCCACCGTGAATAAAAAATTACTACCTGTAACGAGGCGTTTATCTGAAAACAATCACCTCGGCACAGACAAAAAAACGCCAAAATGCTTCGTCTCACGCGAAACATCTTGGCGGTTATTACTGGCTCAGGCATTGAGCGCAGGGGCTTCACCCTATTCACATCATCAATGCCGCCAGAACGCTATGTAATTGCTAATAACAATTATTATCATTCAATGAAATAAATTACAATAGTGACACTTTCTTTTCAGTTTTTTAACAAAATGAAGCTGTTATGGCGAAGACATGCGGAGATACCTGAAAGCATCGGCCAGATGCCGTGCATTTTTGTGAAATAGATCACTCTAAATCACCATAAACCTCTGTAACCCGTCATATGATTAATAGCTTCCAGAAATAAGAGACGACACGTCCTTTGAACGGCCTGCGGGATCGCTACCGTTGACAAGCTCACCGCTGATAAACAAGGAATTATGCGTGATGAACAAGAGAAAATTGGCGTTAGCCGCCCTCGTTCTTGTCCTGCTCGGTGCGGGCTATGGCCTTTATCACCACCAGCAACAGCAGGAAAAACCGTTAACGCTCTACGGCAATGTGGACATCCGCACCGTCAATCTGGCCTTCCGCGTCGGTGGCAGAGTGGCCGAGCTGAACGTTGATGAGGGCGATACGGTACAGGCCGGACAACCGCTGGCAATGCTTGATGCCGCGCCTTATCAGAATGCACAACATCAGGCGCAGGCCAACCTCGCCAGCGCTCAGGCACAGCTCCAGTTAGCGCAGGAAGGCTACCGGCAGGAAGAAATCGCGCAGGTGCGCTCTCAGGTGGTCCAGAGTCAAGCAGCCTATGATTACGCCAACAGTTTCTATCAGCGTCAGCAGGGGCTGTGGGATAAGCGCGCCATTTCCGCCAATATGCTGGACGACGCCAGAACCTCACGCAATCAGGTGCTTGCGGCTTTACAGGCAGCGAAAGATAAGCTGAGCCAGTTCGAACGCGGTAACCGGCCACAGGAAATTGCCGCCGCGCAGGCGGCTGTAGCCCAGGCCGAAGCCGGGTTGGCACAGGCAGAATTGGATAAGCAGGATGCCGAATTGCTTGCCCCTTCTCCCGGCGTGATCCTCACCCGCGCCGCCGAAAAAGGCAGCATGCTGGCGGCGGGCAGTACCGTTTTCACCCTCTCCCTGACGCGACCGGTTTGGGTGCGCGCTTACGTGAGTGAGAAAGACCTCGGCCGCGTCGTGCCCGGTAGTCACATGCTGATTTACACCGATGGCCGCCCCAATCAGCCCTACCGTGGCAAAGTCGGTTTTGTCTCGCCAAGCGCCGAATTCACGCCAAAAAGCGTCGAAACCGAAGATCTCCGCACCGATTTAGTTTATCGCCTGCGCATTGTCGTTAACGATCCTGATGACGGTTTACGGCAAGGGATGCCAGTCACGCTACGCGTTGAAGATGCGCGCACGGAGGATGCCAACCGCACGCACGAGCCCGTTCGTCATGACTAATTCTCCCGCGCAAATCGCGTTGGACGGGCTGGAAAAACGCTTTGCCGGACAGGAAAAACCCGCGCTCGCCAGCCTCACTGCCGAGATACGCAGCGGCGCCGTGACCGGGCTGGTTGGCCCAGACGGTGCAGGTAAAACCACCCTGCTGCGCATGCTGGCGGGACTATTAACGCCCAGCCACGGTACGCTGCGCGTGGCAAATCTGGATCCCATCAAAGAAGATCGCCAGCTCCATGCCATTTTGGGCTACATGCCACAAAAGTTCGGCCTGTATGAAGATCTGACGGTAATGGAAAACCTGACGCTGTATGCCGATCTACGCGGTATTACTGGTGAGGTACGCAAAGACACCTTCGATCGCCTGCTGTCATTTACCGACCTGACCCGTTTTACCGACAGACTGGCAGGCAAACTCTCCGGCGGCATGAAACAGAAACTGGGGCTGGCCTGTACGCTGCTGGGACAGCCTAAAGTACTGCTGTTGGATGAACCGGGCGTCGGCGTCGACCCCATTTCTCGCCGTGAACTGTGGCACATGGTGCACGAACTGGCTGACGACGGCATGCTGATTCTATGGAGCACGTCGTATCTCGATGAGGCAGAGCAGTGTCGGGATGTGCTGCTACTGAACGAAGGCGAACTGCTGTATCGCGGCGCGCCGCGCGATCTGACCGCCCGCATGGCGGGACGCTGCATTCTGATTGATACTGGCGATCGTCGACACCGGGATGTGTTGCAGGAAGCGCTGCGTTTGCCGCAGGTCAGCGATGGCGTGATTCAGGGGCAATACGTCAGGCTGATACTCAAACCCGATGTGGATCGGGCATTGTTGCTCTCTGATCTGCATCTGGAAGCGGGTTGTCTGCACGACACCGATCCGCGCTTTGAGGATGCCTTTATCGATTTGCTGGGTGGCGGCCCAGCCAGCGAATCATCATTGGCGAGCATCATGCCGCAGATTGATGTCAGCGGCGGCGAAACGGTCATTGAAGCTCAGGCGCTGACGAAAAAATTTGGTGATTTCGCCGCAACCGATCACGTCAGTTTTCAGGTAAAGCGGGGAGAAATTTTCGGCCTGCTCGGCCCGAACGGAGCAGGTAAATCAACCACTTTCAAGATGATGTGCGGCCTGCTGGTGCCGACCGACGGCAAAGCGCTGGTGCTCGATATGGATCTGAAAACTAGCTCCGGCAAAGCCCGTCAGCATTTGGGGTACATGGCGCAAAAATTCTCTCTCTACGGTAACCTGACCGTCGAACAAAACCTGCGCTTTTTCTCCGGCGTTTATGGGCTCAAAGGCAAGGCGCAGCGCGATAAAATGGCCGGCATGAGCGATGCCTTTAACTTTCAGCCGATTTATCGACAAACGCCGGACGCTCTGCCGCTAGGCTTTAAGCAGCGACTGGCACTGGCCTGTGCGCTGATGCATGAACCCGATATTCTGTTTCTCGACGAACCGACCTCCGGCGTCGATCCGCTGA is drawn from Pectobacterium aroidearum and contains these coding sequences:
- the hlyD gene encoding secretion protein HlyD, which codes for MNKRKLALAALVLVLLGAGYGLYHHQQQQEKPLTLYGNVDIRTVNLAFRVGGRVAELNVDEGDTVQAGQPLAMLDAAPYQNAQHQAQANLASAQAQLQLAQEGYRQEEIAQVRSQVVQSQAAYDYANSFYQRQQGLWDKRAISANMLDDARTSRNQVLAALQAAKDKLSQFERGNRPQEIAAAQAAVAQAEAGLAQAELDKQDAELLAPSPGVILTRAAEKGSMLAAGSTVFTLSLTRPVWVRAYVSEKDLGRVVPGSHMLIYTDGRPNQPYRGKVGFVSPSAEFTPKSVETEDLRTDLVYRLRIVVNDPDDGLRQGMPVTLRVEDARTEDANRTHEPVRHD
- a CDS encoding TonB-dependent receptor, which codes for MRTLLALMPCVLIAPAYAQDDTTKKGEASGDEMVITASRSNIQQQKAPQVVTVITKEQIEQQMQVTSDSSQILSNLLPSFSPSRQKMSGSGETFRGRAPLVMIDGIPQSNPLRPTGREMHTIDFSMVERVEVIHGASATNGLGALGGVINIITRRPENGSFNQHVNVQTTLPTEKIRGETASYKTTYRVDGREDYLDYLFSIGYENQGLYLDGNNRPVGVDNTQGDTMDSRAYDLLAKVGYWLDDYQRIQLSVNRYHIKGENNYLSVDGVRRLGIPTTSVRGTPPGEAPNNSIWTSGLTYEHHDLAGMKLSALLFNQRYEALFGATNSSSFQDPTIAPTGTLYDQSRSVANKYGTKLALTKDDLLDDTLKVTVGFDTLYDKGKQDLYLTKRTYVPEMEYTNYSPFIQGEYQLLDNLVLHGGVRHEAAKLKVDSFQAVAANNRVAVEGGSLKFNETLYNAGAVYSITDSVDLFASYSEGFGMPEVGRVLRAIDNPGVSLSDFTDLQPIVTNNVETGFRVKKDRFDFEANYYQSNAKMGDRVEARGDNFVSVREKTRIQGFEVKAGYQINERHKVNASYAHSEGKYDSNGDGKLDKKLNGLNIAPDRLITSWSANWNDQWSSFVQANYAFGRSFDDAGLAFDGYLLMDAAVGYKLPYGRLNVAVANLLDKQYITYYSQAGLNNNTRYFSGRGRTVTLGYSIDF
- a CDS encoding ATP-binding cassette domain-containing protein, with amino-acid sequence MTNSPAQIALDGLEKRFAGQEKPALASLTAEIRSGAVTGLVGPDGAGKTTLLRMLAGLLTPSHGTLRVANLDPIKEDRQLHAILGYMPQKFGLYEDLTVMENLTLYADLRGITGEVRKDTFDRLLSFTDLTRFTDRLAGKLSGGMKQKLGLACTLLGQPKVLLLDEPGVGVDPISRRELWHMVHELADDGMLILWSTSYLDEAEQCRDVLLLNEGELLYRGAPRDLTARMAGRCILIDTGDRRHRDVLQEALRLPQVSDGVIQGQYVRLILKPDVDRALLLSDLHLEAGCLHDTDPRFEDAFIDLLGGGPASESSLASIMPQIDVSGGETVIEAQALTKKFGDFAATDHVSFQVKRGEIFGLLGPNGAGKSTTFKMMCGLLVPTDGKALVLDMDLKTSSGKARQHLGYMAQKFSLYGNLTVEQNLRFFSGVYGLKGKAQRDKMAGMSDAFNFQPIYRQTPDALPLGFKQRLALACALMHEPDILFLDEPTSGVDPLTRREFWIHINGMVNRGVTVMVTTHFMDEAEYCDRIGLVYRGKLIASGTPDELKQQAASAETPSPTMEEAFIALIQAYDGEAEHG